The Apium graveolens cultivar Ventura chromosome 6, ASM990537v1, whole genome shotgun sequence genome contains a region encoding:
- the LOC141663659 gene encoding kinesin-like protein KIN-14F, with translation MSSQGMLDFSVVAMLDDVIQQHGKRLSDIDLASRKANEASLRRFEAAGWIRKMLGVVEAGAKDLPAQPTEDEFRIKLQSGIILCNVLNKIQAGAVPKVVEAPSDVVNIPDGAALSVFQHFENVRNFLVSVEEMGIPTFEASDLEQGGKSSRIVNCVLAMKSYSEWKDRGGHGLWKYGGNFKPSPSGKQFVRRNSDAFMNSFLRSLSSEKSLDSFPSEDSEHNLCEMDNSRPFYTLIRKFLIDKRQEEIPTIMENLLSKVTEEFESRLATQNEQMKNVATALNVSCTNNILPCPMSGEMTSGTEMSELVKVECKGVFSDEVDSKVLKKHVLFQKQNKDLQDLKHTVSAAKLDIQLMQKKYQEEIHCLGQHLHSLAHAASGYQKVLEENRKLYNQVQDLKGSIRVYCRVRPFLPGQPNRLSTLGSIDNGNITLIIPSKNGKEGRKSFTYNQVFGPSATQEMVFSDMKPLIRSVLDGYNVCIFAYGQTGSGKTYTMSGPNNLTEDTLGVNYRALGDLFFISEQRKDIVHYDVFVQMLEIYNEQVRDLLVTDGLHKKLEIRNSSQNGLNVPDANLVPVTSTSEVMELMNLGQKNRAVSCTAMNDRSSRSHSCLTVHVRGRDLKSGTELRGCMHLVDLAGSERVDKSEVVGDRLKEAQHINKSLSALGDVISSLAQKNAHVPYRNSKLTQLLQDALGGQAKTLMFVHISPEADAIGETVSTLKFAERVSTVELGAARANKDSANVKELKEQIASLKEALAKKEGQENTQQSTLCRMMSAGSTTSSSSWQSVGNFEVNNNLQKLERRNSLDPRDLLNGSASLVDVDMVHKQDGINMNGTCLGQQWEEDDHQLPKMPSNKYIPDPSKIYPEQPMNKNDILNHDMNRHEVVTTDGYDELDVATSDSSEADSLWQLNVPKTTSIPTLKGSTLRTKTPKQENHPERSLIPQPPARRQSTGTVSAMPKNARRPVSGDGRRKTGKLKIEKH, from the exons ATGAGTAGCCAGGGAATGCTAGATTTTTCAGTGGTAGCAATGTTGGATGATGTTATTCAACAACATGGCAAGAGGTTAAGCGACATTGATCTCGCCTCGAGAAAAGCTAATGAAGCTT CCTTAAGAAGATTTGAAGCAGCAGGGtggataagaaaaatgttaggaGTTGTTGAGGCTGGGGCTAAGGATTTGCCTGCTCAACCAACAGAAGATGAATTTAGGATCAAGTTGCAAAGTGGAATAATCCTTTGCAATGTTCTTAATAAGATTCAAGCTGGTGCTGTTCCCAAA GTAGTTGAAGCTCCTTCAGATGTTGTTAATATACCTGATGGGGCAGCTTTGTCTGTATTCCAACACTTTGAGAATGTTAGAAACTTCCTTGTGTCTGTCGAGGAAATGGGGATTCCAACCTTTGAAGCCTCTGATCTGGAACAG GGTGGGAAATCTTCAAGAATAGTGAATTGTGTACTAGCAATGAAATCATATAGTGAATGGAAAGATAGAGGTGGACATGGATTATGGAAATATGGTGGAAACTTTAAACCTTCTCCCTCTGGAAAGCAATTTGTACGAAGGAATTCAGATGCATTTATGAACTCATTTTTGAGAAGCTTGTCAAGTGAAAAGTCTCTGGATAGTTTTCCTAGCGAAGATTCTGAGCACAATCTTTGTGAAATG GATAATTCGCGCCCCTTTTATACTCTGATTCGCAAATTTCTTATTGATAAGAGGCAAGAAGAAATTCCCACT ATTATGGAGAATTTGTTAAGTAAAGTGACGGAGGAATTTGAGAGCCGCTTGGCAACCCAAAATGAACAG atgaaaaatgttGCAACAGCATTGAATGTCTCTTGCACGAATAATATTCTCCCATGTCCTATGTCTGGTGAAATG ACGAGCGGAACAGAAATGTCAGAGTTGGTTAAAGTTGAATGTAAAGGGGTGTTTAGTGATGAAGTTGATTCCAAGGTTTTAAAGAAACACGTGCTTTTCCAAAAACAAAACAAGGATCTGCAG GATTTGAAACATACTGTTTCTGCTGCAAAACTAGATATACAGCTTATGCAAAAGAAGTATCAAGAAGAGATCCATTGTCTAG GTCAGCATCTGCATAGTCTAGCTCATGCTGCTTCAGGTTACCAGAAAGTTCTAGAGGAAAACCGCAAGTTATACAATCAAGTGCAAGACCTCAAAG GAAGTATCAGAGTCTATTGTCGAGTCCGACCTTTCTTGCCTGGACAACCAAACCGATTGAGCACCTTGGGAAGTATAGATAATGGGAATATAACCCTCATAATTCCTTCAAAAAATGGGAAAGAGGGACGGAAGTCATTTACTTACAATCAAGTGTTTGGTCCATCTGCAACGCAAG AAATGGTATTCTCAGACATGAAACCTTTAATTCGATCTGTTCTTGATGGATACAATGTATGTATTTTTGCTTATGGTCAAACAGGATCAGGAAAAACTTATACTATG AGTGGCCCAAATAATCTTACAGAAGACACGTTAGGTGTAAACTACAGGGCATTAGGTGATTTGTTTTTTATCTCAGAACAGAGAAAAGATATCGTTCATTACGACGTTTTTGTTCAGATGCTGGAAATATATAATGAGCAAGTCAGGGATCTCCTTGTGACAGATGGTCTTCACAAAAAAT TAGAAATTCGTAACAGTTCACAGAATGGTTTGAACGTACCAGACGCAAATCTGGTACCGGTTACATCTACATCTGAAGTAATGGAATTGATGAACCTTGGACAGAAAAATCGTGCAGTTAGTTGCACTGCCATGAATGATCGTAGTAGTCGTTCTCACAG CTGCCTGACTGTCCATGTTAGAGGAAGAGACTTGAAGTCTGGTACAGAGCTTCGTGGTTGTATGCATCTGGTCGACCTGGCAGGAAGTGAAAGGGTTGATAAATCTGAAGTTGTAGGAGATCGACTGAAGGAGGCACAACATATTAACAAATCTCTCTCAGCTCTTGGAGATGTAATTTCTTCTCTTGCCCAGAAAAACGCACATGTCCCTTATAGAAACAGTAAACTGACGCAATTGCTCCAAGATGCTCTTG GAGGGCAGGCTAAGACCTTGATGTTCGTTCACATCAGTCCAGAGGCCGATGCTATAGGCGAAACAGTTAGCACACTTAAATTTGCTGAACGGGTTTCTACTGTTGAGCTCGGTGCTGCTCGAGCAAACAAAGATAGTGCTAATGTGAAGGAgttaaaagaacag ATTGCTAGTCTTAAGGAAGCCTTAGCAAAAAAAGAGGGACAAGAAAATACTCAGCAATCCACGTTGTGTCGAATGATGTCTGCCGGGTCTACAACCTCAAGTTCTAGTTGGCAGAGTGTAGGGAATTTTGAG GTCAATAATAATCTACAGAAATTAGAGAGAAGAAATAGCTTGGATCCTCGCGACTTGCTTAACGGTTCTGCAAGTTTGGTTGACGTAGACATGGTCCATAAGCAAGATGGAATAAACATGAACGGTACCTGCTTGGGACAACAATGGGAAGAAGATGATCATCAGTTGCCAAAGATGCCTTCTAATAAATATATTCCGGACCCTTCCAAGATATATCCTGAACAACCTATGAACAAAAATGACATCCTAAATCATGACATGAATAGACACGAGGTTGTTACAACTGATGGATACGATGAGCTGGATGTTGCAACTAGTGACTCTTCTGAGGCAGACTCCCTTTGGCAACTTAATGTTCCCAAAACCACCAGTATTCCGACTTTGAAGGGGTCAACACTTAGGACAAAAACTCCAAAGCAAGAAAACCACCCAGAAAG GAGTTTAATTCCACAACCGCCAGCACGTCGACAATCAACAGGGACTGTTTCAGCAATGCCAAAGAATGCAAGGAGGCCAGTTTCCGGAGATGGGAGGAGAAAAACAGGAAAACTAAAGATAGAAAAACATTGA